GTCGAGCTCCTGAGATCTTTCCTAGTTTTTGAATGCGTTGAGACTCATGGATAACATCTATTGTGCAGTGGTGCGGCCTCTTCTACCTGTGTTGGTATAGCGAAGTCATCTCATCTTTATTTTACTGAGACAATGGAATAAATatatattgtaatattttatagATATgaagagtaaaattaaaaaataaataaatattctcaattttttaaaaataataaatgactttaaataaaaaaaaatttaaatataataaataaaaataaacaaaaataacACAACCCATTTTTATAATGGAAATAACATATAGATTTCTGCATTCACATGGGGGGCATTATTTTATCGGGTCAACGTTGTTGGGTACTCAAAATAATTCTTTTAATCTATCATTTGCATTTGGGTGATAAATATCATTAAATTGTTCAGGCGGCTatcaataattataaaattaagagCTATTATTGTCTATGATAATAAAATACTTACTCTATTCCGGTATAAATTTTTTTAAGGATTTTTTTgaaagaattaaagaaaaaattagatattttttcataaaataatattaataattaattaaaatatttttatatttaattaagataaaaaaacACTAAAATTAATATAAGAGCAGATTAAAAAATAACAGATTGTTCACTTGAATAGAATTTCTTGTATTATGAGTTGACTCAAAATAGTAACTTTTACTTTGTTAAGAGTTTGTTTGGCATtgctattgaaattattattaaaaaaattatttttttaaaatatattaattataaaatattaaaaaataattaaaaattaaatttaattaattttaattataaaaatattaaattaataaaataattttttaaattaattttttcaataacatttaaaataatatttttatccaaaaaaataattttaactttcAAAATTCAGCATCAATCAGACTGGAAGTCTCACGGTAGCTAATGACCGTGTAGGATTTGTTGGGTCGAGGGGCTAACGGATAAAATCTGCAGCCTGAGAACCCTTTGATGAACCGTGAAAATAGATACTAAAATGTGATaacaattaataaataaaagtaaaattaaaataaaataattaatgtatttttaatttttttgaaaaataaataaaatgaaataatttttttaaaaaattaataattaattatcagGGTGATAAAGAAAATTTTCTGCAGTTGGGGGCACTTAAAACAATTtcttaatcaatttattttattagGGTAATAAAGtaatcatgaaattaatgagGCAGCTATCCAGTACAGGCTGTTCTCCGTCGAAGCAGATGTAAAAATAAACCCCCCGTCTGAAGTCAAATCGACAAACTTCATTTGGTTGACACTCCAAACAAGCACTTGGTTGGCCCTAACCTAATTAACTCTGAGAGCTTAATTAAACCATGGCTGAGAAAAGCAAGATTTTGGTGATTGGAGGGACAGGGCATATCGGAAAATTCATAGTAGAGGCAAGTGTCAAACTGGGTCACCCCACGTTTGCTTTAGTAAGAGAAAGCACTGTTTCTAATAATCCTGAAAAGTCCAAAATCATCAACAGTTTCAACGGCCATGGAGTAACCTTGCTCTACGTAATTACCTGAACTTCTGATTGTCTTATTAAtgcataaattttaattgtgtataCTGACCTGTTGACAATCTAGTCGTATAGGATCAAAGGGATTTGTGAGCTAGCTAGGATCAGTGGTTATGTTAATTTTctcttaataataaatatttgtaGAATAAGCAAATAATTGTCAAATcatttaaattttgtgttctgaTTATCTTGTTTTTCACAAAATCCTCTTGGTTCACATGCTTTGGGGTTCATTTTGACATACAGGGAGATGTTCATGATCATAAGGGTTTGGTGAAGGCTATCAAGCAAGTGGACGTTGTAATCTCCACTGTTGGAGCGGAACTAATGGCTGAACAGCACAAGATTGTTTCTGCTATTAAAGAGGCTGGAAATGTCAAGGTAATTAACTATAATTTGAATAATCAGATTGCTTtgtcttgtcaatatattgttaATAGCATTCTAAATGAATCCCAAAGagtaaataaacaaaaaaaaaaaaaaaaagagagaatttATCATGAGTTCTTGCCAACGATGAATGGTGCAATGACATTCAGTGTCTTCAGAGATTCCTTCCATCAGAATTTGGAGGAGACGTTGATCTGAGCCAAGTAGTAGAGCCTGCTACAGACTACATCGAGCTCAAGCGCAAAATACGGAGAGCAGTGGAGGCTGAGGGGATTCCGTACACCTTCATTGTCTCCAATGGCTTTGCTCAATATTTCTTAGCAAGCTTGGGACAATTAAATGCTAAAGTTCCTCCTAGAGACAAAGTGGTCATTTTGGGAGATGGAAACACCAGAGGTAAAGAATTTGTTCTATAGATTAATTCTTGGGCTACTCGATCTGTTGACGGAGATGATTCATTGTTGGCCTTTCAGTAATTCTTCTGGCAGAAGAAGATATAGCAACTTACACAATAAAAGCAGTGGATGACCAAAGAACTTTAAACAAGATTCTATATATGAGGCCTCCTGCTAATGTTTTATCATTCAACGACATGGTTGCTTTATGGGAGAAGAAAATTGGCAAGACCCTTGATAAGATCAATATTCCAGAAGACCAATTGCTTAAGAACATCCAAGGTCAATAAAAACAAATTAATATCTTGTTTAACTGAGGCTAGGAAGTATATCAGgaaatattgatttttgtttgTGCTTTTGCAGAGGCTCCTTCTCCACTTAATTTCATTTTGGCTATCAACCACAATGCATTTGTGCAGGGAAATTTTGACATTGAGGTTCCTTCCGGAGTAGAGGCTTGTCAGCTTTATCCTGAAGTGAAATACACTACAGTTGATAAATACCTTGATCAGTTTGTTTAATTATGATTACtgaattaatttctttttaatttgggAATTTATTTTCACCCCAAATTCCGATCATACTTATGGATTCTACATCAACAATACCCTTTCTCTTCTCTGTATTATTTGCTGTTGCTTCTTGTTTGTATGTGTAAATCCACTTCTCATCTACTTATATGATATGAGCTGCTATGAATGTGTGGTTGTCCATCTGCAATAAATTTGATGAGCACAAAGAATATGTGTATACAGCCATGGGTTTCATCTAGGTTTGGACATGAACAGTCCTGATCAAAGTTGgattagaattaaattaaaatcggttaaatttaaatttaattataattgtcTAAAATCGTATCAAATTGATTTTGATCAATATGTGATCTGATTTCAGATAAAAAtaagatttttcatttttttggaagagttttaaaattttttattgactaatttaatcaaattagataaaattgaataaatcaaattaaaattaaactagagttgaactaaaattgaaattgaaattgaggTAACCTTTTTAATTTGGTATTGGATCCCAACTCTTAAGAACAAACTGTCAATCTGATTCTGGTTCTGGCCAAAACCTACTGTGCCCATGCCTATATGTATGTATCCTAACCCTAACGTTAGGCATACACATGAGTGTTGAACGAAACTGAAGGGATTGAAATGACTAACAAAGAATATATTCTATATCAGTATGTTTCTTACTCTTGAAGTTGGATTCCTTTTAGTAGAAGATTGGGAGAGGAGACTAAAACTTGAATTTAtcatattaataatatatatatatatatttgtatttGCTCAATAATAATGTCTTCAATCCCTAAATCAAGTCAAGTGAGGATTTGATGAAGGCTATCAAGCAAGTAGATGCTGTAATCTCTACTATTAGATTTCTATTAGAAGCCGGAAAATGTGGAGGTAATTAACTATAATTAATTATCTATAATGCGTCATACATAAAGACAGAACAGAAGAGaaaatgtgatttttttttttaattatttatgatgtGTCATGTGAAACTcacatatttaaaataaaaaatatcaccTGTAACGCTACAACAGCAAAAAGCAtactttattaattttaattttaaataaaatttaatcaaattttcaaaatctaatcaattgattcaaaattagaaaaattagattaaaactctaaaatttgtaaaaatttaaatttttaacgtGATTGGGGCTAAATCAAACTATGGTTGTGTTTACATGAAAAcattaattttgtgaaaaatatCCATACTAAATTAATATATGTcactataaatttttattatatatattttaattaattttatttccattataaatttttattatatatattttaattaattttatttccaTTAAGATTCAAATTCATGATTTCTAAGTTATTATTATTGAGTAATTTTGACATTAATTAGATCTTTCCACCCAAGCTATGCCCGATAATTGTTAGGATCACTTGCTCACTCTTTTTCCTACACATTTTTATGCGGAATGTAATTCAATATACTTGCTTACCCTATAGCCATGTTTATCTAGGCCTAATTTTTCAAAAAGCTTGTTTCGGTTGTATATACAATTTCTACAATATCCAGACAATGAATCAAAATCAAGAGCATTGTATGTTGCTTGTTCAAATTGTCCATACTTTGACAATTTCTTGTCCAATCCAAGGGTGGAGAGGGTTTAGAAGATTTTGCAAAAGTTTTTATTTAGACTCGATTTATCgcatacataaaaataaaatatatataatgagATTGACATGTAAAATAGATATAGCCTACATAGAATATAATTTAAATgacttcttttatttatttttagtttatcgttttttttttttttcagatgatCCTGAAAATATAGATGGTAAGACTAATGGAATGTCTAAAAGACCAACTAAGAATGGCTGCTGATTCGTGGTCCTTAATTAGGTAGCCATCAGTATGCCATTAGTCTTTCAGTATGGCATACCGTTCCTGATTTCCTCTGCTAATCCATCATAGAGTATTATATTTACGCTTAGAAAAAGACAATGGTCAGCTGTAGTATGCATTGGTGGTCCAATTATGAGGGTGACACTTTTCCAAGAAGAAGGCATCGTGAGCCACCGTCCCTGAAATTTCAAACTCTCTGGTTTCTGGACCAATTAGGCCTCCATCTATCAATAATTAGATAAAACCTTTCTTTGTTGTCATTTGCATATcctaagaaggaaagaaaagatcgCTTTCGTTGTTCTTCCATTAATTCTGAGACCACCATGGAGGTGTTAAGAGTCATCACTAAGACGACATGTCGCAACAAAAGAAAACAAGGTCGAGAAAAGCCAGAAGGCGGCTATGGAAGTTGAAGCTCAATATTACCTGGCAAGCTATCATGAAGGCATTTACAAGCAAGTGCCGTCTCCGGTTAAGCTGTGTACCGAGCATGAAACAGCTTTCCACCATCAAAATCCATCAAGAAACCAAAACGAAGAAAAATTCCTGCCGTCCCCATTAAACACTAGAGCACCTACTCAATGTGCCCTACGCAGCACTGGATTTCATCGACCGAGGAGATCACATGACTCCAACATTTTCTCCCAAGGAGAATATACCTACAAAGTGGCGTGAAATCCATGATTCTTGCAACTGGGAAAACATTCTTGACCCTCTCCATCCATGGCTTCGTCGAGAAATTGTCAAGTATGGAGAATTCGTTGGAGCAACTtactgttataaatagcttgtatgttagatagtatagagagaaagaatttttatattgttaaaatataagaaagtgaaggaatgacaagagtgaaatatgtatagaattatatatatatatataattcaataaatattattctattatggcacttaacaaatagatgtgtctgttaatagacagacatatcaattctatacaaacagtcacaactgtttgtataggtatctgttaataaacagacatgtctattctatacaaatagtcacaactatttgtataggtatcttttaataaacagacatgtctattacataaatagttgtatctattgaagatagacagatgtgtctatctagtaaaggtgccataacttttcattctttataaatatagatgagttttttcaatccagatatactacttctacttcttcttcttttcttctaatctctataaattcagttcatataaagagttcttaagggaaatcttcaggagttgctgtctgcagatttcaggctttgttgtatcctggaggtatattgccataaccttgcagcaatatagtgggggcaattaataccttaaagatagtgattcatcacgcctcaaagcctattctacatccactgcctcaacaattttaaggtattaatcgcaATAGAGTCTAAGGCTGTTTCCGTGATGAATCAAGAGTTCATGAAACTTGATCATTTTGAGGAACAAATTATGTTCACTGAGAAGGTAAAAACAGATCAggaaaagaagatgaattgccatgcagaggtcatattctcaacaactcatcagataggctataagatttgtttacctctgtcaagtctccaaaagaaatttggaattcgttagaattcgaatataatacagaaaaaaaaggtatggataaatttctcattatgaaatattttgaattctaaatactTGATAATATGTCTAAAGAAATATAAGGTTATATTATGATGCTAAAGCTCATGGTGAATGTGATAAATAAGGTAATAAGATTTATGTGCATAAGTCGAAAAACACTTTTATATGCATAAATCCTAATTCATATTGATTGTGTCTATCACTAACTAGGTGGggatattgttaaaatattagtGATAGAAAATTTTGTCTCATTTCAAAAGAGTTATGTCTGTTCATAAgtgaatatatataattattctaagagatacaaagtgaatggttgtatctgttctaaaAGATATAACtgaatggttgtatctgttctaagaggtataagtgaacggTTGCATATGTtctaaaaggtataagtgaataGATGTAATTATACTAAGAGATACAAAAGTGAACAGTTGTATCTATTGTAAAATGTATAAATAAACAGATGTAattattctaagagatacaaaagTGAACGATTGTATCTGTTGTAAAAGGTATAAGAGAATAGATGTAATTATTATAAGAGATACGAATTGAACTGTTGTATCTATTCTAAAAGGTGTAAGTGAATAGATATAACtattctaatagatacaaagtgaattattgtatatgtttgaagagatgcaaatgctttataaatagcagtttggaacaaaaatctattaacttttcttttttgtctcttctcttcatttttaccgacaatcaacattattattctttaatttattcttgggagaattttaaaattGCTATCTAGATTTATATTTTGGTTATTATCCTTGAGGGATCTGCCTAAAACTACCCAGCTATAACATAGTGGGGGTTTTACTCTTTTTCAATTTCATTATATTGAGGGAAGTAAATACTCCATATGATATTTATTACAAATTGACTAGAAATTTTGGTAGAATAATTATTCAAATTGAGTGTGCTAGTGCTATTGTTAGCTTAATGTATGTTATGCATTGCACTACTCCTGATATTGCTTTTGCAATGTATAAATTGTCAAGATATACTAATAATCCTAGTGTGGAATATTGAAAAGAAATTTCAAgggtttttggatatttaaaaaagGAATTATAAACTATAGATTATTCTGCGATAAGTTTTCAATTGTATAAAAACCATATAAAGAATTGTATCTATGCAAAGAGTTATGTCCCTTGGCCAAAAGATGTAACTAAATGAAAAGATGCAATTTTTCTAAATAGTTACATGCATGAAGAGATGAACTAATTGGCCAAAAGGTTGGTACATTTTGAGTAGTAAAAATAAGAGCCTTACAAGTCATTTGTAAGA
The Hevea brasiliensis isolate MT/VB/25A 57/8 chromosome 18, ASM3005281v1, whole genome shotgun sequence genome window above contains:
- the LOC110649022 gene encoding isoflavone reductase-like protein isoform X1 produces the protein MAEKSKILVIGGTGHIGKFIVEASVKLGHPTFALVRESTVSNNPEKSKIINSFNGHGVTLLYGDVHDHKGLVKAIKQVDVVISTVGAELMAEQHKIVSAIKEAGNVKCLQRFLPSEFGGDVDLSQVVEPATDYIELKRKIRRAVEAEGIPYTFIVSNGFAQYFLASLGQLNAKVPPRDKVVILGDGNTRVILLAEEDIATYTIKAVDDQRTLNKILYMRPPANVLSFNDMVALWEKKIGKTLDKINIPEDQLLKNIQEAPSPLNFILAINHNAFVQGNFDIEVPSGVEACQLYPEVKYTTVDKYLDQFV
- the LOC110649022 gene encoding isoflavone reductase-like protein isoform X2; amino-acid sequence: MAEKSKILVIGGTGHIGKFIVEASVKLGHPTFALVRESTVSNNPEKSKIINSFNGHGVTLLYGDVHDHKGLVKAIKQVDVVISTVGAELMAEQHKIVSAIKEAGNVKRFLPSEFGGDVDLSQVVEPATDYIELKRKIRRAVEAEGIPYTFIVSNGFAQYFLASLGQLNAKVPPRDKVVILGDGNTRVILLAEEDIATYTIKAVDDQRTLNKILYMRPPANVLSFNDMVALWEKKIGKTLDKINIPEDQLLKNIQEAPSPLNFILAINHNAFVQGNFDIEVPSGVEACQLYPEVKYTTVDKYLDQFV